Part of the Triticum aestivum cultivar Chinese Spring chromosome 4D, IWGSC CS RefSeq v2.1, whole genome shotgun sequence genome is shown below.
TGGGCCATGGGCTGTCATTGTTTCTCCTCCTTCTAGCCGCTTCCTCTTAGTGCCCTATGGGTCCACATCTTCAAAAAGTTCACGTGAACCAAGGCTCCCGGTTTTGTCtttttggtttttgtttttttcctaattttgttttttttgtttcttgttcttttAATTCTTGATTTCTTggtattttttgttttttcatgcaaaaaaaattcatcaaaatctATTAACATGAAACTAGTTTCGAATATCTTGATGTGACAAATTCAACATGAAAATAGTTCGTGATTTGAACACACGGTTCAAGagataattttttttttgaaaaaatgaatctatgaaaaaagaaaaacctccaggttgcaacaagtggcgcacGTGCAGTGCGACACTTGTCCATACCAGAGAAGGTCGGAGTGACTTTTGAGAGTGGTGCCCTATAATTTATTTCGGTTTTCCTATACCAGACTTTTCGGTTTTCTTTCCTCTACTATTCTTCTGATTTCCTTTTTGTTATTTCTTTTTTTTAAATCACACTTTTTTTATAAATGTTCATAGTTTCCAAATTTGgttcacattttcaaaaatgtTACAAATTTCGAAAAATATTCATGTTTCCAAAGAATGTTCATAGTTTCTAAGAATGATCAAAAATTTCAAATTTGGTttacattttaaaaaaatgtttggatACCAAAAAATGTTCATAGTTTCTAAAAATGgtcaaatttttcaaatttggtttacattaaaaaaatgtttggaTTCCGAAAAATGTTAGTTTCTTagaaaaaaatgatcaaaaaataaaaagaattgatcacattttaaaaaaattattcgCCTTTCCAACAATTGAATTGCTTCGAAATATGTTCTCAGATTTTCTAAAATGTTTGCAAAAAAATTTGTGATTGTGTTTTTTTAATTGCCATCATCTCTAAATCTATAGGGTAAAATTCCGATGTTGCAGTGCATTGTTTttgctgtaacttttgcatacgatcttGGATTGAGAAGATTCAAAGAGCAAAAATGTTTGTCTCGGCGGGACAAAGAATTTTCATGCAgaacactttttcatccgagtctGTCTTAACCACGTTTCTTTCCATGCCAAAATCGGATGTCAACACAAATTTCTTCTATGCTTATAAGGAGTTAACACCTTGAGATTATGGCTGGTGGGAATCCAGTTGTCCTCCCAAATATTGATGTGACTTCCATCCCAACTCaccatatttatatatatatatcctctttTGAAACACTCTAAACCAGCTAAAATTCCTATTCTAAACTAAAACATAAGTATAGTGAACTAACTTGTTGAATGAGGGCGAAGGAAAGACGTTGGTTTGATACCACCGAGTAGGAGTAGTAAGTATGCATGCATGGGCCACTCGTACGTGGATATCATATCGATCGTACGTGGCCATATAAGCATCTTCTCCATTTATTAGCTCACTCACTACCGTCTACCCAAGGCCTTGCGTATGCAAGTACTAGGAGCTACCACTTCTTCCCTCGCATTCAAGTACGTACGTCCATGCCATTGCCACCAGCGCAGTAGATGGAGGCTAGCAGGTCGTCCTCGTTGCTTCCGGCGGCTCTCCTCCTAGCCCTGGGCCTCCTCCTGAGCCGCCCCGCCGGCTCCAGCCCTCCGCCGGACTCGGTGACctgcgcccgcggcacgtccgactGCACCCTCGCCAACGTCTACGGCTCCTTCCCGGACCGCACCGCCTGCCGCGCGGCCGACGCCACGTTCCCGCGCACCGAGGCGGAGCTGGTGGCCGCCGTGGCGGCCGCCGTCGCGGCCAAGCGCAAGGTGAAGGCGGTCCCCAGGCACTCCCACAGCTTCCCCAAGCTGGCCTGCCCGGGCGGCCGCGACGGCACCATCATCAGCACGGCGCGGCTCAACCGGACGGTGAGCATCGACGCCGCCCAGGGGCTGATGACCGTGGAGGGCGGCATGGTGCTCCGGGACCTCAtccgcgacgccgccgccgccgggctcgcgCTGCCGCACTCGCCCTACTGGTACGGCGTCAGCATCGGGGGCCTGCTGGCCACGGGCGCGCACGGCAGCTCGCTTTGGGGAAAGGGCAGCGCCGTGCACGAGTACGTGGTCGGGATGAGGATCGTGACGCCGGCGCCGGCGAGCCAGGGGTTCGCCGTGGTCCGGGAGCTCGGCGCCGACCACCCCGACCTCGACGCGGCCAAGGTCTCGCTCGGCGTCCTTGGCGTCGTCTCGCAGGTACGTACGTGGCTACTCCTGCACGTACGTGTAGTAGTTGCCAATGCGCATGCATGCCAATGTGCTGAAGCGAGTCTTGTGTCACTTTGCTTGCCTATGAAAGCTTGGCTGTCTTGGTACGTGAcgcatacatacatacacatacacatacacacacaccgGTGAACAGCTTACAAGTTTTGTACATATCGCTTCGATGTACACAAatcttatgtgtgtgtgtgtgatgcttGCGCAGGTTACTCTGCAGTTGCAGCCGATGTTCAAGCGGTCCGTCACGTTCCTGGAGCGCGATGACTCTGACCTGGCAGCGCAGGTGGCCGTGTGGGGCAATCTGCACGAGTTCGGCGACATGACGTGGCTGCCGCGGCAGGGCAAGGTCATCTACCGCCAGGACGACCGTGTCGATGTCTCATCGCCCGGCGATGGCCTCAACGACTACCTCGGCTTCCGCTCCTTCCCGACGCTCGGGCTCATCGTCGCAAGAGTCGCGGAGGAGCATGTGGAGGAAAGCAGCGACATGGCACGGTGCCTAGCCGCGGGGGTGCTGCCCGCGTCGTTCCCCATGCAGGCGTACGGCTTCACCAACGACGGCTCCTCCTTCACGGGATACCCGGTGGTAGGGTACCAGCACCGCATCCAGGCATCCGGCTCGTGCATCGATGCCAAGGACAACCTGCTCCGCTCCTCATGCCCATGGGACCCACGCGTTCGGAGCCTCTTCTTCTACAACACTGGCTTCAGTGTCGCGCTCTCCAAAGCCCCGGCGTTGGCCGCCGACATGCAACGACTCCGCGACCTCAACCCGCGCGCCCTATGCAGTCTCGACGCCAAGATGGGCGTGCTCATCCGCTACGTTGGGGCCTCCTCCGCCTACCTCGGCAAGACGGAGGACTCGGTCAACTTTGACTTCACCTACTACCGGAGCTACacccagggcaggccgcgtgctcACTCTGATGTGATCGACGAGCTCGAACAGATGGCTTTGCGCAAGTATGGCGCCGTCCCGCAATGGGGCAAGAACCGCAACTTCGCCTTCGACGGCGCCATCGCCAAGTACGCAAAGTCCGGCGAGTTCCTCAAAGTGAAGGAGAGGTATGACCCAGACGGGGTCTTCTCTAGCGAGTGGAGCGACCGCGTGCTCGGCATCGATGGGAGCCCCAACATCGTCCACAAGAGTTGCGCCATTGAAGGGCTCTGCATATGCTCTCACGACTCGCACTGCGCGCCGGAACAAGGCTATTACTGTCGGCCTGGAAAGGTGTACGCGGAGGCAAGGGTATGCTCATTCCGACCCACCTCTCACCGCGACCACAACGACGAAATATGAATCTAGTCATGGATGGGCCAAGAAGTAGTGCGATCTAATGTTGAATTAGTATGCTTTTGTAAGCGGTGTGTTGATTTACTTCATTTTCTTCCACATAGTAGTTATCTAAGTGCATTTTTTTCGTTCATAAGTAGGTTTATATCAATACATGCGCTGGAAGCCCATTGTAGGTGCTAAGGTAATCCCACCTATTGCATGGTTACAGATTTAAGGCAGTTTCAGGAAAAAGTTGTTGTTTCTCATGTGGGTGTCACGCAAGAGATTTTGACAATTTGCGTGAGAGCTAGGCAGGCTGGTCTGATGTGTTTGACGTGAGGGGTGTTGTGTGGATGCATGCGCATTTTTCTTCGTCTTCAAAAGTGATGTGCTGCAAGTGGGGCAGACCAATACCACGGGGAATAATTGGATTAGAGATGATTCTAGGTCGAAGGGAAAAGAAAAGGATGATAAGAAGAACAAAATCAAGAAGAATGTTTCCAGCTCTGCACCGCCTGCTTTCACAAGGGATCCTCAGAACAGTTATAAGGAGGCTAAGTTGCAAGTTGCACAATGTGGAAATAGTGTTGATGGGGCAATAGGATATGTGCTATCTTAAGAGGATAATGATTAAATGATGGATGTACAGAGATTAGGGTTGTTGTCACTCTTtcgtaagaaaaagaaaaatcttaGGAGGACGATGATAATTGTGGTGTTCTTGATTGGTTTAACATCCAATGTACATGAAGACTTTCAACGCCAATAGTTCATTTTCCACAATATGGGACAAAAATCCCAGTTCGCGATTAATTTAGTTACTCTTAATCCATATATGATCTTTTTTGAGAGAAATTTTCAGAtctatggaccacctagcgacgactacaagcactggagcgagccaaaggcgcgccgccgtcatcgcccctccatcaccgaagccgggcaaacattgttgtagtagacagtcgggaagtcatcgtgctaaggccccaaaggACCAGCACACCAGAGCAGCAATCATCGCCGGTGAAGAGAGTTGTAGATCGGAAGAGTCAAACCTGAAACAACACGAACGAAGACGAACAAAAATTGGATCCAaatagatccaccgaagaccaacaccgatcgaatcccatgagatccgacggagacacacctccacatctTCCGACAACGCTATTCGCACCATCGGGACGGGGATAGGATGTGGGAGACATTATTGCTAACGAGGGACATCGCCACCGCCACACAGCCCCAACCAAGACGTTCAACCTAGCAAAAACGAGAACGGGGTCCCTCCCGCCCATCGGGGGGCTGAGATCCTCCGCACCTCCACAGGACAAAGGCCATCGGAGGCGGGGCGGATCTGCGGCAGCGCcgaggggaggaggaaggagactttTCTTGAGGAGGAGGAAAGTCTCTAATccatatatgatcttaatccatacATGTAGATATTAATCCACAATATATACATGTATGTACCCATGCTCACTCCAGCCAAAAACCATTGCTCCTCGGGCGATTAATTTAATTGAACTAACCAATCCAATAAATAGATCGACTTTCAACGCCAATAGTTCTTGCCTGCCCGACAAAATATATGTAATATATCATCAGTTCAACATATATTGGTACCCATCTGTATGTATATGGAATGCCTTTGTGAGTTAATACGAAAAGTTAAGTGGAGTAAAATGGAGAAATTTCTCTTAAATGCGGTAAATCCTATCAAAACGTGAAACTTAGCAGTAAAAAATGAAATTAACTCTAAGGGGGACTACGTCAAAGATGAATTCGGGGATGATATATTTTGCTAGTAACATGTGTTCGGTGATGCAGTCTTGTCATCCTTCCActtccctcccccctcccctctcccaaAAACATAACTATATGAgtgaattccttatttaacatcgtcttaattttttttccattttaacACCGAAAAATCTTTTCTTCCttatataagagcatctccaacagggcgctagttttggcgcgcgcaAAAAAAAAGAACTGATTTTCCGCGCGCAAGACCGGTCGGCGCACTAAAGAAAACAGCGCGCACCGCCATGGGCCATCTCCGTGGCTTCTCTctcccttcttcctcgcctctgtcAGTGCCTCTCCGTCGTCGtgcccttcttcctcgcctccagcgcaccgccgccgcctcccgcgccgccgccataCCGCCGCGCACCCGAAGTAGCTCCAGCTACCGCGGCGTCCACACCCACCCCTCCGGCGTGCATTACGTGGAGATCAGCTCCGATGATACACGCCTCAGGCTCGGGACCTTCAAGACTACCCACGAGACCATCCGCGCAtatgacgcggcggcgtggcgcctcagGAGGCCACGAGCACAGATGAATTTCTCGGACGCGCGGACGCGACAGCAAGCGCAGGACCTCGCACCTCCCCCGTGGCTAGTCACTGAGGAGGACCACCGCATCCAGCGGAGGCGGGAGTGCCGCCTCCTCATCGCTGAGGCGGATGAGCACGCCATGGTGGTGTGGCGTGAGCGCTTCCCGGAGGATTTCGCCACCAAGAACGAGTTCTAGGCGCAGAGGAGGGCGGTACGAGCTGCAGAACGGGCAAACCGGCGTCAACGGAAGGCACTTGCGGAAGCCTAGTGCAACCTGGGAATTGCGTCGACCTGGGGCGACAATGATCCTCAGTGGGACGACGCGTTTCTGTCGTCGGACTACACTACCGAGGAGGATGAAAACGAGTAGTTATCTAGCTTATCATCGATGTAATCACTATATTTGCATCATAGTATCGTTTTTATCTGATTTATTTGTATCATTTGGATTAGCTTTGTGGGGTTGGGCTTGAACTATGGAGTTGTTTGTACCGTTTTTTATCTTTTTTCGAAAAGGGAGACTCCCCGGTCTCTgtatcagaacgatgcatacggccaacttaaataaataagcaaataggttcaacaaggtcttaaagtctcAAACGAAAATAAAGAAAGTTCACAAAGAGCCAAAGGGCCAGAAACAAACTAGCCacaaaaagccacaaccggctggcataagaaagataggtaaactaattgcctatcctattacatgaccgccatccaaaccggttgaatatatcccgtgctaccatctcccagcggatagatccagtaaccaaacgctccctggcctccgtcggagtgagtagcgaccacatacggatcaacgcagaggctcggaagataacctgccaaaaatgaatatttgttgttctgttaaaaaccaaatcatttctgcagttccagactgcccacaataaagcacatactcctacgcgaatgtgtctcgctatttcggactctatcccgttaagccacgttccaaataacgtgctGATAGAACTCGAAGGAGTAATATTAAATGCAATATGGACCATGTGCCATAGaactttggccaacgggcaatcaagaaaaaggtgtttgatagtttcatcccgatcacagaaactacacctagtaggtcctgtccaattacgctttgccAAGTTATCTTTGGTTAATattacttgtttatgcacaaaccacataaacactttaattttcaaaggaactttgacagtcCAAACATATTTGGAGCTAGGAATAGAGCTTGAATTGATAACATCaagatacattgatttaactgtaaactctccagacctagtaagcttccagcgtaaTTTATCGGGCTGTTGAgacagctgaacctccatcagtctactcactagatgaagccattcttcccaacgattgccggCTAGTGTCCtcctgaactgaatattaaggggaatggatTGAAGTACCGTAGAAACTAAagcatcacgtcgttgaacaatacgatacagagACGTATATTGAATCGCAAGGGGGGTCTCtcctagccaagtatcctcccagaatcgtgTGCTAGTACCGTTACCgataataaactttgtcctattaaaaaaGGCTAATTTGACTCTCATAAGacctttccaaaaaggtgagtcagtcggcctcgcggtcacctgggacaaagttttggagtgaagatacttgctacggagaatctgcgcccaagtGGCATCAGTCTCGACGGATAACTTCGacaaccacttgctgagaagacatctgttcttgacctcaagattctcaatgccaagacccccttggtctttcggtcgacagataatatcccacttggcaagtctgtattttctttttagttcatcgGTCTGCCAAAAGAAACGtgatcgataaaagtccagtcttttccttacTCCAACTGAGACTTCGAAGAAcgacaagagaaacataggcatactcgtgaggac
Proteins encoded:
- the LOC123097240 gene encoding probable L-gulonolactone oxidase 4 — encoded protein: MEASRSSSLLPAALLLALGLLLSRPAGSSPPPDSVTCARGTSDCTLANVYGSFPDRTACRAADATFPRTEAELVAAVAAAVAAKRKVKAVPRHSHSFPKLACPGGRDGTIISTARLNRTVSIDAAQGLMTVEGGMVLRDLIRDAAAAGLALPHSPYWYGVSIGGLLATGAHGSSLWGKGSAVHEYVVGMRIVTPAPASQGFAVVRELGADHPDLDAAKVSLGVLGVVSQVTLQLQPMFKRSVTFLERDDSDLAAQVAVWGNLHEFGDMTWLPRQGKVIYRQDDRVDVSSPGDGLNDYLGFRSFPTLGLIVARVAEEHVEESSDMARCLAAGVLPASFPMQAYGFTNDGSSFTGYPVVGYQHRIQASGSCIDAKDNLLRSSCPWDPRVRSLFFYNTGFSVALSKAPALAADMQRLRDLNPRALCSLDAKMGVLIRYVGASSAYLGKTEDSVNFDFTYYRSYTQGRPRAHSDVIDELEQMALRKYGAVPQWGKNRNFAFDGAIAKYAKSGEFLKVKERYDPDGVFSSEWSDRVLGIDGSPNIVHKSCAIEGLCICSHDSHCAPEQGYYCRPGKVYAEARVCSFRPTSHRDHNDEI